In Drosophila busckii strain San Diego stock center, stock number 13000-0081.31 chromosome 3R, ASM1175060v1, whole genome shotgun sequence, the sequence CAAGATGCGTTGCTTCttattgtttgcctttgtcgTGGCTGTTTTGGTGTCGCTGGCCTACGCTCAGGAGGCTCAGGAGGATCAGACCCAGCAGGTGCGTGAGAAGCGCCAGTTCGGCTTTGGTAGAGGATATGGCGGCTATGGCGGCGGATATGGCGGATACTATGGCGGTTATGGACATGGTTATGGCGGATACGGAGGCTACGGACGTGGTGGATTCGGCTATGGCGGCTACCCCAGATTCGGCGGTGGATACGGCGGTGGATACGGTTTCGGTGGATTCGGTGGTTACGGCCGCGGATACGGTTTCTACGGTTAAACATTTGTATGCGATCCAATAAACGAGACTGACGCTGTTgatgtaaaattttaaatttgatgcttattttgcttttactttggTTTGGCTCCAAAATTATCCCAAATACTTGACCTCAGCTGCGGCAATGTGTTGACCCGCGCTAAGTTGTGCGTGCCGTTCGGTCTGCTGCGcgttgttttaaaaataaataagagctaaatctgcatttatttattaaggcCCTGTCTCCACAGCAGTTTACCTACTAATTagaatttttgtgtgtgtgccgtttgtttgtttatgttactTTAGCTGTCACCAGTCTGCGTTCAATATTTTCTGGAGCGATCTATAGAGAGGGAGACTGCAGCAATTATCACGTACGATTGTCATAattatcatttaaattttttattagctgaCCTCTGCTACGGTTTGTTTctcttgtttgttgctttgtgaGCAACTGCGTTGTGcttctattttaatttgtttagcaatCGTTGCGTCACTAACGACGCATAAATTAGCTTTAGGGCATAGACTTAACAATAGATATGGCCAGATATGTTCGAAAACAATTCACAACATATGCAGACTGTGGCAAATATTAACTGATTGGATTAATGATCAACTAATCCATgctaataaacataaaaatctGCGCAAATTGCTGCGGCATATTAATTTGCACGACTTACAGTACATTGATAGCTATCAAGGGGCATGAGGATTGAAGGGGGTGCGACTGAAGTTGTGGCAACAAAACGCCCAGCTAACTAGCAGGTACTTACCCTCGCGTAGCAAGGACGAAGGGCCGCCCACGTTAGCGTGGCTACGTGGCTATTGTTTAATTGTCAATAGACATCGGCTTCTATCAATATCATAAAAGCTAATATTTCTCGGTTGGCTGCACGACAGACagggggggtggggtggtgcTGGGGCTGACTGACAAACTGACTTGTGGGCATAAATAACCGCAAACATCCCCCATACTGCATTAATCCCGGCGGATATGCTCAATCAAAGCTCAAAGTGTGCGTGCTGGAGTGTGAGGTGTGAGGTCCTTGCTGCTGTTCGTGGTGGGTGTGAGTCCACAACCTGTGCCGGGGCATACCTTGAGGGGTTGCTCAGCCTGTCATTGAATATCGTCGTCGTATTTCATTCATCATTTTTCGCCTTTTCAACGCTAGCCCGacaaacggcagcagcaaccccCGCCCCAGGAGCAAGGCTTAGACCTGACTGCTTCCTGCCTAGTTTGACTTGCGTGCCATGCCATgttttgatattaaaattgcgtaattataattaagcacACATGTGTGGCGAGCGGAGAGCGGAGTGTCTCGTCTTTCGCTCATTTGCTGGCTTTGTGCTGGCGTAGCAGGAAGCAGGACTCTCGACCTGCTCATGTGTCACGTGCTGCTGGCCGCCGCAACGTAAGCGATACAACGAACTGTATGCGGTTTGTCGCTTCCCCGGGGCATAATCCATAATTTAGCATACTGTCAGCCAATTGATATAACTTGGCTTAATCTGATGTGTGTGTCGCACATGatttagctaaaaatttacaaaattttaattagccaaaGGATTTTACAGTCACACAgattaaaatagaaattaaattacatttttgaatgagagagcgggagagctTGAGCTCTAATTGTAATTAAGCATGGGAATGACCAATAAAACGAATGTGCATGTGTCTGCTGCTTGGAGTTCGTTGATGTCGATGAGTTTTGCTTACAACATTCCACTCGCTGTGGATTGGGGGTGTGGGTGCGGTGTAAGAGGCAGAGATTACAAACGTGTTGCCATTAGTTAACTTCAGCTTtgattgatttcaattaatcTTGGACGCGTGTAATTAATCATTGAACACTTTAATATGGTTAACAACTCTTGACCAAGCAACGGTTAAAAAGGTTCAACGAGCCAGCCGCTccacagacagccagacaacGCGCCAAGACAGATTCAACTTCAACTCCCAGCCCCAACTGACAAACTGATGTATATGCCAGGGGGTGGGGAAACTAGTTGCCAGGGCAGCCGCCGCCACAGTCGCTTAAGAAAAATGAGCAACTTTTGGAAAATGCGTTGGAGTTACAGCCCGAGCTCCAAGTGTTGGCCAAACTGCTGGCACACTGCAGGCCAAGTCTACCGACTAATTGTAGTTACACTTGCGTAGTCCAACGTTCAACTAGCCTGGGATTGATGGCTATCAATGCCGCTGACTTATGCTGCATGTACGCCGTCCACAGTTGGACTCCTTGCCGTAAATCCATCTATGTGGCACATTTGGCGCGCACTCTAAGCCGCTTGCGTATTGATTTTGCCCCACTCAACGAGCACATGGCTCAGCTGCTCATTtgattttggcttttgtggctGCCCACTAAACGAGGTCAGTGTGTGGTTAGCCGCTCTCAGATTTGCTTGTATTTCACTTTCAtgcagctaataaaaatattgtgaaCTTTAAGCTAATACGCTCTAGCCCGCGGCCAAACTATTTATTGACTTTTGTATGCGAACGCATTTCACACATGGGCGctaatgaatttaatgaaGTCATTTTTCTTAAAGCGATTAACAAAACTACTCACAGCTCCCCACAGACTGCGCGTCTGCCACGTCACTTAGAACAAGCGAGTTCATAATTTCGCATCATTAATCATTGGGCCATAACAAAGAGATCTGCGCTTCACTTGGAGGCTGAGGCACAATCAGCGGCAACGATTGACAGCTACCAAAGTggctggttgctggttgcaGAGAAAGTAATTTGAAGCTACTTCAAGCGATTTTGGCTGTCGatgaattaaaaaacaattgttaattattaaattttaaaattttacactTTGCCACAAATGAGGCTCATCAGCATTTGGCAGCCAATCAGCGGCAGCGTCTGTGCTGAAGTCGACACCTCGCTGCTGCGATCATTCATCAAACTCCAAGCCAGCTACAGCTAAAGGGTAGAGGGCCCAACAAAAGACTACACTTTGACTGCTTAATTAAAGCGTTCAACGTTCAACGGTGGCATGCCACTTGGCATCAAATATCAGCCCACATATGGTTACAGTTAAGACTGTTAACTGATAAATGCGTAATAAGAATTTTGAAAGAATTTGGAACCGCAAAGCGTTGCGCTTCATTAAAATCGGATTAAACTGCTTGCCACAAGGCGTTGCAAGCTGTCGGCTGACTCAAGACTGCGTTTCCCACGCTGGCCGCAGGGACAATGTCCAATGTCGCACTATATGCAAAAAGGTAATATAAAAACGCAAATAGCTCAAGATGAAATGCGTAGAAAATCGACCCAAAAATCAACcccagcagcttaagctgacCAAAAGACGCTGAGTACAGTTACCTGGACGTGCACCCTTTTcattaaaatgtgtaaaattttGGAAAAATCAAGCAGAAAATTTACGCAAAATTCTAAATTGTTTGAGCTGACCAACACACCAACGAGGGTTGCAAGCCTAGAGAGAGGTTAATTTTCTTAGAGCAGCGAGGTCAGGCGCTGGACACTCGAACAcgagtttttgtttgtggATGGATGCTACCTGGTACAGCATCTGACTGATCTAGACGCTATTGTTGCAGCCTCTGACCTTTGGCAGTTTGCCGCAATTAGACAGAAGTTTTGTAAGGTCAGCCAGCTATATagatttgaatattttgcatttacctcaagcaaacattttgtataaagCCTGTGTAGTCGACGAGTCCGCCCCATTTGCTGACCTACGTGCACTCCGGATTTGAATATGTGCTAATGATTTGTGACATGTTCTCTACTCCAGCCCAAGCTCAGCTCATTTCCCACTACCACACGCTGAAATGACGCTCAGCCTTTTATCGCAAATGTTTAATTCATGGGGCCTTGCTATACAAAATGTGCACATCGATATATATAgcgagtatatatatatatatattgtgttcatgctgctttgcttggcagacacataaataaaatggggCGTTTAGTGGCTCATACTAAAAGGGGGAGGCTCTCATGTAATTACATACTAtccaatgcacacacacacacacacatgtgagctCAGCTGACCTTTTGACATGCGCGCTTGAAATACATTTCGAGTGGCGCACACAGTTGGGCTTATGTATTGCCCACTGTACATAGCTGTACATAAGCTGGCTAAAATGGCATTTCAAACCCTTAATTGTGCTTGCATGTTGAGCTGCTTTGATTCGATTGGATTGCGTGCATTTAAAGTGCAAACTTtctaagaaatttatttattacaaatttaagctttaaaaacttGCCACtctttgaaattgaaatccaTCATCGACACGTTTGTAGCTTCATCGCCATATAGAGACTTGACAAAGTTGTGAATTGTGCAAACATTGTAGACATCCTTAGAGTCTGTGCTGTCTGCAATTCCAGCTCAAATATATTGCGCgagtttattttgtacattttgcgGCGGCAGCTCCACTTACACAATgaatcatcagcagcaacaactgcaaacagAGACAAAGTCTGGgctccaaaaacaaaagtaaaaatcaaCACCGAGTGGGTGGCTCGTAGTCTCGTCAGTTTAACCAGAATGACATGGCCCGGTCCATTGCGGTCCTGGACTCTGGCATTTTAGCACTTATTCATAAAGTCCTTGCCTTGGCAGTAGAACTTGCCCCAAGCTGACAAAacaaggcagcaacagcagcagcagcagcggcagcggccaAAGAAGAATTACGAAAAATTTATCAATGTAAAAAAGTTGCCAACAAATGGGAACAGACGGATATGCACACTaagctggcgcagcagccaaaggaAACAAGCTACAATGTAAATTATATGCCAGTTGCCGTTATTTTCTAGCAGCAGCGCCGGAACACAAAAGTTTGCTTTCGACTTTAACTATAGAGCGAATGCAAATATATGTgcaagcttttatttttaactagctcaatttactattattttaattaatattatattataaaaatgtagcgTACAAAGTTGAGCGCTAAAGTTCAAGTTCTCAGGCCTACTAAACAAGCTGCTAATGTTAGCTGCTAacttaatttaacaatttttaactattattaaaagctaacTCCAAGCAAACGGTCGAGTAGTGCGCCTAACTATGTTTCTACtattgctgctactgctttgGATTTGTTACATATGTAGCAGATTTCCATTTTATAAGTTAATGTTTAAAGTTCCAAGCGAATGGGGCTTGCCATTCATAGGACTGAGAGCAAAGCTAAGGCGTAAAGAAGGCAATAGCCGAGCAGCTACTAAGCtataaacattattaaaaaactTGCTTACATTGCAGATATATTACCAGTGATCGATGAGTATACTAAAAAATATGGCTCAGTGTTTTTAGCCTGGCTTGGTCCGTTGCCGACTTTGTTTGTAGCTGATCCAGATATAGCTAGAGAAGTGCTCACTTCAGAACTcgctataaacaaaactttcaTTGGCTACACGCCTGTGCATAAAGTGATTGGCGATGGCTTAGTAGTGCTTAAAGgtaagcataaatattgtttatagtatatatatttaaattattttatatagagcCTGTGTGGAGCGCTACACGCAAGTCCTTGAATCCAGCATTTAGACAGCCCGTGCTGCTGAGTTTTATGCAAGTTTTGAATGAGGAATCGTCACTACTTTTGACTGAAATTGAAAGTTATGCTAACCGCGGTGAGCAggatatatttaaaactttgctgAATGCAATTTGTAGAATGGCATTACGTAAGTAGcgcttaagcttagcttaattCATACTAAGCAAACTCGATTACATTTAGAGAATGTGCTGGGCAATGAAGTTAGGGATATGCCATGTGTGCAGGATCGTTCAATGCTGCACAGCTTTAAACAGTAAGTAAcagcatttatataaaatttgttttaatctTTAACTTATTGCAGTGTTATGGATATATGCGCCGATATGTTTTTATCGCCTTGGCTTGCACTTAAATTTGTACGCATTTGTTATGGATTGGAAAAGGAATACGCGCCAGCGCTTAAAGTAGTGCGTGGCTTCTTTAGCGAGGTGAGTTAACTTAATAACAAACTGTGCTGTAACtaacttttagttttgctttagtttatcgTTGCCAAAAAGGCAGCTGAGCAAAATACAACTGAGCGTGCCAACATTAAAGTTATAGATGTGGTGCTGGATCACTTGAGGCAAGGCACTATGAGCTTGGAGACTGCTGTAGCCGAGTGCCATGAAAtgatttttgctgctctgATCACCACTACGCTTACCTTATCTTATGCTCTAACCATGCTCGCCATGTATCCCGAATATCAGCAACAGTTGTTTGAAGAAATCTCATCAGTATTTCCACAAAGCGGTCACTTTGAAGTTAAAGCTGAcgagcttaagctgctgccttaTCTGGATATGGTTATCAATGAAACTCTAAGACTAATGCCGGGCATACCAGCTATAGGACGCAGCCTATCAAAGGATCTGCGCCTTTCTAATGGCATTGTGTTGCCCAAAGGATTGCAAGTTGCCATCGGTATAGTGCACTTGCATCGTTGTCCGAAGCTTTGGGGAGCAGACGCCAACAAATTTAATCCtgaaaattgcagcagcagcaacttaagaGAAAAGCATCCCTATGCCTATCTACCCTTCTCCAAAGGCAAACGCAATTGCATTGGTAActagcatttgttttaattattagtttaagcaatttatgtttactttgatttaattgcaggCTGGAAATACGCGCTAATGTCTGTTAAAATTGCCTTAATCAAGCTTGTGCGCAATTATGAGTTCAGCACAAATGAGCGTCATGAGGACATGAAATTTTTACCCACTGTATTCATGGTACCAGCCAAGGAGCCGCTGCTAGAAATTAAGAAAAGAGTCTAATATagcacataataaatattttgttttaaatcaaaatgtgtgcacttttaaatttttaaagctcaaGTACGGCCAGCCACCTACTTTCAATGAACTGTCCAAAGCAGAGAAACTGAGCAAAAAACACAGGCGAACAAAAGTGAGCTGGCCAGTTGCCAACATGATGGCAAAGTCGTGTGGGTTAGGAGCCAGAGCAGCGAGTGCAAAGAGGCGCTCAAATGGGGTTGTCAGTATTTAACCCAAAAGGGTGGAGGTGCTGCCTGGATGCGCGAACTCTGCGCAGAGCACAACCCACGACAATGGATTGCCTTTGAGCTTGAGTCTGCTGGTGTGCGTGAGTAAGTGTGGGGGGGAGGGAGACTTTGCACGAGTAACATACGAGGCACTAACAAGAGGTGCCGAGAACCACGAGATTAGGTTCAAAGGCAATGGCTAAGGCGAACGCTGGCTGCCAGGATGTGTGCTCCCATAACTCTtcaatgcagctgctggagctgggAGCAGGAGCAGGGGTCGGCTGCtctctttgtatgtgtgcgtgtgtgtgtagggtTGAGTGTCAGTGCAAGCAAGCGG encodes:
- the LOC108601325 gene encoding keratin-associated protein 19-2; protein product: MRCFLLFAFVVAVLVSLAYAQEAQEDQTQQVREKRQFGFGRGYGGYGGGYGGYYGGYGHGYGGYGGYGRGGFGYGGYPRFGGGYGGGYGFGGFGGYGRGYGFYG
- the LOC108601326 gene encoding probable cytochrome P450 313a4 yields the protein MALQNVLGNEVRDMPCVQDRSMLHSFKHVMDICADMFLSPWLALKFVRICYGLEKEYAPALKVVRGFFSEFIVAKKAAEQNTTERANIKVIDVVLDHLRQGTMSLETAVAECHEMIFAALITTTLTLSYALTMLAMYPEYQQQLFEEISSVFPQSGHFEVKADELKLLPYLDMVINETLRLMPGIPAIGRSLSKDLRLSNGIVLPKGLQVAIGIVHLHRCPKLWGADANKFNPENCSSSNLREKHPYAYLPFSKGKRNCIGWKYALMSVKIALIKLVRNYEFSTNERHEDMKFLPTVFMVPAKEPLLEIKKRV